ACCGATATCGGCCAAAATGGTAGCCGACGTGCTGACCACAGCCGGTGCCAACCGCGTGATAACCATCGATCTGCATGCGCCAGCCATTCAGGGCTTCTTCAATATACCGGTGGATCATCTGACTGCGCTGGATTTGATTACGGAGTATCTGAAGTCCAAGAACATCGAGAATCCGGTTATCGTTTCTCCCGATGCCGGTCGGGCGAAGACGGCCGAGAAGCTTTCGAGCCGCCTGGGGTCGCCGTTTGCCATGATGGTCAAGCAGCGTCCTGCCCATAACGAAGCGGTTATTACCCATGTTATAGGGGATGTAGCGGGTCGCACGCCGATTATTATCGAAGACTTGATTGATACGGGAACCACCATCGTGCAAGTGGTGGAAAGCTTAAAGGATCGGGGAGCCAATGATGCCATTGTGTGCGCGACCCATGGTCTTTTCTCCGGTGAAGCACTTGACCGTCTCGACCATGCACATATCGAGGAAATCGTGGTCACAGACTCCATTGTGCTCCCGGACCATCACTGCAAAATGCGGCTTAAGGTGCTGTCCGTAGCGCCCATGTTGGCCCAGGCAACCCATATTATTATCGAGGGCGGATCGATCGCCACTTTGTTCAAAGACGCCGGTGTGTAAACTGGTGTCTTTTTTCTGCAAATGACGTTGAAACTTGTGTTATACTGTTGTGGATAGAGGAGCAAGTTAAAGGAGGTGCCTTGCTTTTCGTGAATGGTCATCCATATGGGTCCAGTGACCCCCACAATGTTATATCTATCGAGATGAATGCCAATTTCTTCTTCGATCGCGCGGTTCGTTCGCTTGATCGTTTCCAATATGACAAGGCTCTGAAATATTTTCGCAAAGCTGTTGAATATGAACCGGATAATCCGGTGAATCATTGCAATATGGCGGGTATATTATCAGAGACGGGAGATTATAAAGCTTCCAACGATGTGCTGGCTCACATTCTGGAGCAGGTTGACCCGTTGATGACGGAGTGCTACTTCTATATGGCGAACAATTACGCCAATATGGAGCAATTCGAGAAAGCGGAAGAAGCGCTTGTTACCTATCTGGAGGAAGACCCGAGCGGTCAGTTTTTGGATGAGGCTGAGGAGATGATGGAGCTGCTTCATTACGAGCTGAATCGTCCAGCCAAGCTGAACCGGATCAAGAGTCGTGAAGGCGTGGTCGAGCATGAGCATGCGCGGGCACTGCTTGAGGAAGGGAAATTCGCACAAGCGGTCAAGCTGTTGGGGGAAATCGTCAAGGATAATCCGGATTTTCTGGCTGCGCGCAACAATCTGTCTCTAGCCTATTATTATATGGGACGCTTTGATACCGCGAAGCGCACCATTGGCGAGGTGTTGGATCAGGAGCCGGGCAATCTGCACGGTCTATGCAATCTGGCTATCTTCTTTCAGCATGAAGGAAATCAGGAGCAGCGTGACCGATTGATGGACATGCTAACGGTGACGGTTCCTTTCCATCAGGAGCATGTGTTTAAGCTGGCGACAACGATGGGAATACTGGGGCAGCACGAAATTGCCTACGGTCATTTTCGCCGGTTGTTGAAGGATGAGGAGTTTAGCGGAGATCCTAGCCTGTATCATTACACGGCCGTTGCGGCATGCAATAGCGGTTATTATGACAGGGCCGAGAAATATTGGCGGCAAGCATTGAAGCTGGATGGGGATTCGGTGATTCCGGATTTCTATCTGGCACAGCTGCAAAAGCGTAAAGAGACCGGTACGGAACAGATGAAGGTGAGTTATCACTATCATCTTCCGTTCGAAGAGCAGTTCAAACGCTGGGAGCATGACGGCGACAAATTGACGGAGGAAGCGAAGCAGAATCCGCTGATTCGTTCTTCGTTCTTCTGGGCGCTCCGACATGGCGATCCCCATACCAAGCTGCAGGTGATCCGGACGCTGGAATTGATTGCCGATGAAGAGGTGCAGCACGCGCTGCAATCGTTCCTGCAGGAACCGGGAGAGGATGCGGAGCTGAAGGATGCCGCCCGCCTGGTGCTTCAGCAGATGGAGGCCGCAAGCAATCGGCTGAAGGAACGCCGCGACGATCGCGATATATCCAGCAGCAAGACCCGCGAGGTGCTGCCGGATTGGCTGCCTTCCTGGAAGGCGGTGTTGGAGAGGGCAGAGCAGACTATGGACATGCGGGTAGATGCTTTTTGGAAAAAAGAGATGGAGAATCTCTGGTCCGAGTTCCTGAGCCGGCTGTACCCTGATATTCCGAACATTCGGAATGTGGAGGGCTGGGCAGCGGCATTGGAATATTTGACGGCCAAGAAGCGTGGAAGAACTCTGACCTATGAACAGGTAGCTGTCCGTTACGGCATTTCGCCATCAACGGTGAGCCGTTACGCACGTCAAATGGATAGCGTATGTGAAACGAAAGCACAGCCGGATGATAATTTCCGGCCATTTACGGAAAACATTTAAGTAAGAACCCATATTCGGATACTTAGGAGACCTTGGTACATGAAGATTCCATAAGTCCTGAATAGGATGTAGCACGTAACAGAAATCGACACCTTAAAGGAGGCCGTATCTATGTACAAATCAATCGTAATCGGAACAGGACCTGCCGGATTGACGGCAGCCATCTACTTGGCACGGGCGAACTTGAAGCCGCTCGTTATCGAAGGAATGCAGCCGGGCGGTCAGCTTACGACAACGACCGAGGTTGAGAACTTCCCCGGATTTCCGCAAGGAATCATGGGCCCCGAGCTGATGGATAATATGCGTCAACAAGCGGAGCGCTTCGGTGCGGAGTTCAAGAGCGCCTGGGTCGAGTCCGTTGATTTCTCCGAGCGTCCGTTCAAGGTGAATGTTGAGGGCATGGGCGAGCTTCTGGCTGAGTCCGTGATTATCTCGACGGGAGCTTCCGCGAAGTATCTCGGAATTCCGGGAGAGCAGGAGAACGTTGGTCGCGGCGTAAGCACATGCGCCACTTGCGACGGGTTCTTCTTCCGCGGGAAAAAAATCATTGTCATCGGCGGCGGCGATTCCGCGATGGAGGAAGCCAGCTTCCTGACGCGTTTTGCTTCCAGCGTTACGGTAGTGAATCGCCGCACCGAGCTGCGTGCATCCAAGATCATGCAGGATCGCGCGCGCGAGAACGAGAAGATCCAGTGGGCTCTGGACCGTACGCCGGTTGAGGTGGTTACCAGCGAAACTGGTGTAAAAGGATTGAAGGTCCGCAACAATGAAACGGGAGAAGAAGAACTGATTGAAGCGGAAGGCGTATTCGTGGCGATCGGCCATACGCCGAATACGGGCTTCCTTGGCAATCAGATTACAACCGATCCGACAGGCTATATCCTGGTTAAACCGGGAACGACAGAGACGAACATCCCGGGCGTGTTCGCTTGCGGCGATGTCCAGGACACACGTTACCGCCAAGCGATTACGGCCGCAGGCACAGGCTGTATGGCCGCTATGGACTGCGAGAAATATCTCGAAGGCCATATGGTGCATGACTGGAGCGAAACGCTGAATAAATAATCCCTGACTTTTAGGGGATGATATGTGAAATAGAAAAAGCCTCTGAGCTATACAGCTGACGGTTTTGGCGAGACTAACATCTCGTACCTAACCTGTCTTGTGTAGCCCGGGGCTTTTTTTGCTGAGGTTACAGGCTTAATGCCTTGTTGGCATTCTTCACGTCATTCTCCAGCAGCTGCTTCAAATTGTAGGAAGGATACAGACCGCGAGCATACATGAAATAGAAGACCTTGCCGTGCAGTTCAATGGCTTTGTTCAATTGCTTCTGCAGGGTTTCTCTTACGCTTGGCGTTGCGGCTTCGGTAATCGCAATGGCGTAGCTGCGGACAGAGGTTTTGGCGAAGCCCAGCAGATGGCCTGCGTAATACGCAAACAAATCGGCACCGGAAAGACTGCGGGTTCCTGTGGGCGCTTGTGAAAAATAAGGCAGGAGCTCCCTCAGGTTCTGTTCTACTCCATTTATCGCTTCAGTATACAGCCCATGGAGCTCCGGGTCCTTGATATCATGCAATGACATCTTGAACCCCATCAGGTTATTTGCCTGAAAGGCGGTTAATTCATGAATCTCCAACGTTTCATGCCAAGCGAGATGCCTCGGATTTTGACTCATGCTCAAGTAGATTCTCCTCCATAATCAATATGCGATAGCCTATTCATCGGATGGAGAAATGGTGCATCTGCCCAGACCTAAACCTTACAAATCTAGCGACAACCGCACCATATCGCGCAGCCGCATGCCATTCTCGTAGATTTCTTCATCATAATGACGGACAAAAAAGTCCCGGTCGATGCCTGTCATCCGAAATCCGCATTTCTGATACAGCGCCAGCTGCGCGACGCCCGTACTCCCTGTTCCGACTTCAATGGTTGAATATCCGAGCTCTCGGGCCTGCCCGATGGCATGATTCACAAGCTGTTTGCCATATCCCTGGCCGTGCAGATTCTCGCTTACGGCAACGTTAACGAGCTCGATCGTATCAGGCCTTGTAGGCAGCAGGACGTAGACCCCAATGGGATGCGTGTTCTCTTCAGCGACATAACAATGACCGCGCTTTACATAGTCCTCCACGAGCCTTACCGATGGATCTGCAAGCAGCAGCAGGTCCATTGGGGGTTTTTCATGAGTATTCAGCTTTCTAATGTTCACGAGTTTCTCCCTCATTATCATCTATAGTAATTATAAAAACAGGTTTATTGTAACATGCCGGGCCATCGAATTCCTGGATTTGGATGATTTCTCAACTGACGGTTGAATTCTTCCGGTATTCAATAATCAGGTTATTGTATGCCTTACGCAGCGCCCCTACAATGTGGTTATATAGGAGCGTGATTCATATGAGAGACATGTTAGCCAAAAATATTCATCGATACCGCAAAGAACGGGGGCTCACCCAGGAGGGGTTGGCCCACAAGCTGGGCGTGACGTTCCAGGCGGTGTCCAAGTGGGAAACGGGACAGACCATGCCCGATATTGCGCTGCTTCCGGAGCTGTCACTGCTGCTTGATGTCAGCATCGATAAGTTGTTTGGTTATTCTGTGACGGGCAAGCCAATCAGCATATATGAAGAGGAGTACAAAACACCGGAGTACTATTGGGGCACGGAGCCGAATGCAGCCTGTTATCAGGTGCTAGAAATGATCCCTCCCACAAGAAGGGTGAAGCTGCTGGATATCGGTTGCGGGGAAGGGAAGGATGCCGTGTTTTTTGCGCGTAACGGCTATGATGTCACAGCATTCGACATTTCGGATGCGGGGATTGAGAAAACGAAGCGTTTGGCCGATCATATTGGGGTTCACGTGAACGTATTTAAGGCGGATATTTCGGATTACCGTTTGGATTCGGAGTTTGACGTGCTGTATTCCAGCGGCGTTCTGCATTATATCAGACCCGAGTACCGTGAAGAGATCTTTGCTAATTATAAAAAATTCACGTCGGCCGAGGGGCTTCATTGCCTTAATGTATTCGTACAAAAGCCGTTCATTGCGCCTCCTCCCGAGGATGAGCCGTACGCTTACGACTGGAAATCCGGGGAGCTTATGATGCATTATCACGATTGGTTGATTCACAGCTGCCCGGAGGTGATTTTTGATTGTAACTCATCGGGTATCCCGCACCGGCATGCGATGAGTAAGTTGATTGCGCAGAAGGCGTAATGGAAGGGAGGTTGGGCGGTTTTCTTGCTTTTACGAATATAAATATGAGGATTGTTAACATAGCGGCCCCTCCCGGGACATACATAAGGGTGTAGGAATAATATTGGCATGGGAGGTCTTTCATGAACAACCATAATCATTTTGGTTATCCAGCCCCGCCTGCGGGTTATGCACCGGGTTACTATGCCTATCCCCCGCCCCAACCTATACCGCCGAATTACGCGCCGCGTACCCCGGCAATTCCGCAGCCAGCCCACTACGCAGCGCTGGTTGAACCGGTATTTATTGAACATCTGCTCCGGCATAAAGGAGCCAAGGTAGTCATTATGACCACCGCGGGAAAAGTCGATGGGATCTTATCCGGCGTTGCGGTGGATCATCTTCAATTGACGGTCGGGGATCATAAAGCGCTGCACATTCGTCTGGCCGAGGTGGTGTACTTCGAGGGAGTTCCGTTCTGATAACAGGGATCAAAAATAGTTTAAACGAAAAATTACCGGCTGGTAGGGAAGGATTAGGCCGGCAAAGCGCCAATTCATACAGTACAGATCCGAAGGCGTTCCGATGGGGACGTCTTTATTCTATATGAACTGAGGCCGACCGATTGGGGTCGGTGTGGAGGAACGATGAAAAAAGTACGTATTCCATTCGACATCAAGGCGCTGCCTGCCAGCTTGCAGCCATATATCCAAACCGCTGCCGTCTATGACAGCAGCTCATCGGAACAGGCCAAAACCCTGTACATCGAGGGAGCGAACCAACCGATGTTTTTGAAGATAACGAAACGGGGTGAACTTAAGAGAGAAGGGATGATGTCGGATTATCTGCACGGAAAAGGCCTGGCTCCCAAGGTGCTGGCTTATGAGCAGCATGGCGAGAACGACTACCTGCTGACCGTCGCCCTGCAAGGGCATGATGGGGTGTCCGGAGGCCATCTGAAGGATCCGAAGCGGCTGGCTGCCGTGTTTGGGGAGAGTTTGCGTTATCTCCATTCTGTATCTGCTGCCGATTGTCCATTTCCGAATCGAACGGCTGAACTTCTCCAGGAATATCAGGAAAGTTTCATGAACAAAACGGAAGATATCGAAGGGTTTCCGGGCGGAAGAGAACAGGCTCTATTAAGCCTTAAGAAGCTGCAAGGAACGGCAGATCATGATGTGCTGCTCCACGGCGATTATTGTCTGCCGAATCTGATAATGAGGGATTTCCAGCTTGAAGGTTTTATCGATCTGGGTTATGGCGGGATCGGAGACCTTCACTACGACCTCTATTGGGGGATATGGACGCTGCGATATAACCTGGGGAACGATGACTACAAGGATATTTTTCTCGACCATTACGGCCGAAACGATTTCGATCCGGAGAGATTGGCGTTATGGACTGTACTGACGGATCGTATCTAGGAGGAAAGGGAGATGTACATGAGTTCATATCATATTCGAGTCGCTGGCCGGGAGGATGAATCCTTTCTACGGGAAATGCTGTATGAGTCCCTGTATGTGCCCGAGGGAGAGGAGCCTTTCAGTCGGGACATACTCGAAGAGCCGTTCATGAAAAAATATGTGGAGGACTGGGGGCGAGAGGGCGATTTAGGCTATATTGCCGTGAATGCCGCAGGGAAGCCGGCAGGCTCAATTACGATCCGTTATTTTGATGAAGGGAACAAAGGGTTCGGTTACGTGAGTGACGACATTCCGGAACTGGGCATGGCGCTGCTGCCGGAATCCCGCGGGCAAGGGCTCGGAACGGCCCTGATGAAGGAATTGTTCAGAGGAATGAAGGAGCGGGGAATTCAAAAGGTATCGTTAAGCGTCGCTCCGGAGAATACGGCCGCTATGAAATTATATGAGCGGTTCGGATTCCAGGAGGTGGGCATGAGCGGAACCTCTATCACGATGCTTGCGGATGTAATCTGAAGAATGAGAATTGGGGATCTAATAAGGGAAGATGGGGGGATCGCGATGCTGGTGTACGAGGCTGGACCGATTACGGTTCGCGAGCTGGAGGAGCAGGATGAAATATCCTTGGCTTCATGGCTGTCCAATCCGGATGTGCTGCAGTATTATGAGGGACGGGACAATCCTCACGACGTGGAGCGGGTGCGGGAGCATTTTTACGTGGATGATGATGAGACTCGCTGCATCATTGAGCATGAGGGGAAACCGATCGGATATATTCAGTTTTATCTTCTGGATGAAGAGACGTTAGGCGAGTATGGATATAACGAGAGTGATGCAGACTGCAGAACCTTCGCCACGGATCAATTCATCGGGGAGCCGGATTATTGGAATCGAGGCATCGGTACGAAGCTCATGACTTCCATGGTGGAGTATCTCGTGTTTCAGAGGCAGGCTGATCGGATCGTAATGGACCCGCAGGCATGGAATGAACGGGCGATTGCTTGTTACGAGAAGTGCGGCTTCCGGAAGGTCCGACTGCTGGAGAAGCATGAACAGCATGAAGGTGAACTGCGGGACTGCTGGATTATGGAGTATCGGGCAGAGCGAAAGTAAAAAGATTGGGCATTAAAGGAATGGGCCGGTGCGGCTAAGATTACACGTGCTGAGTTTTCAGTTTAGGTAGGAAGCAAAAGAGTACGGTCCTAGAGGAAACCGTACTCTTTTGCATTTTCTTTAAATACTCATATCACTATGGTTTAAGATGGGTCGCTCTATAGATCTTAGGGATCCATCCTCTTTGAGCTGCAGCTGCAACTGGTGCTTGGCGAATACTTCCCGTTTCATGAATCGTAACCGTTAGCGGTATTCCCTTGGAATACGGCGCGCGACCCCGGTTCGGATGGCTGCCTGGATGACAAGGTCCCGGATGCCGCTGACGACTTGCTGGTTGAATACGCTCGGAATGATGTAATGCCGGCTCCGTTCCTTGTCCGTGACCGCCGATGCGATCGCTTCGGCCGCGGCGAGTTTCATCTCCTCGTTGATGGCGGAGGCTCGGCAGTCCAGGGCACCGCGAAAAATACCGGGAAAACATAACACGTTGTTAATCTGGTTCGGGTAATCCGAGCGGCCTGTTGCAATGACACCCGCGATATCCTCCGCCTCCTCCGGCAGAATCTCCGGGATCGGATTGGCCATTGCGAAGACGATCGGGCGCTCTGCCATCGTCTGAACATCCTTTCTCTTCAGGATTCCGCCGGCAGACAAGCCGATGAATACGTCGGCGCCCTGGATGACGTCTTGAAGTGAACCGGAGCGCCGTTCGGGGTTGGTGTTGCTGGCGTACCATTGCCACATGGGATGGTCATACGTCTGATCGGCGGTCAGCGCGCCGAGGCGATCGACGCCGATGATGTTCTTCACGCCCGCCGACATAAGTATTTTGCTGCAGGCAACGCCGGCGGCGCCAATGCCGCAGACGACAACCTTCAGATTCTCTACGGATTTACCGACGACCTTCAGCGCATTGATTAAGGCTGCATACAGGACGACGGCGGTTCCATGCTGGTCGTCATGGAACACCGGGATGTCCAATTCCTCGCGCAGACGCTGCTCAATCTCAAAGCATCGCGGCGAGGAGATATCCTCCAGATTGATACCGCCAAACGCGGGAGCGATCGCTTTGATCGCCGTAATGATGCCTTCGGTATCCTGTGTATCCAGACAGATTGGGAAGGAGTCCACATCCGCTAGCTGCTTGAAGAGCATCGACTTACCCTCCATCACCGGCATGGCCGCATAGGGGCCAATATTGCCAAGTCCCAGGACGGCGCTGCCGTCGGAGATGACAGCTACGGTGTTACGCTTGACGGTGAGCGTAAAGGCTTTACGCGGTTCTTCGTGGATTGCCATGCATACGCGAGCAACATCCGGCGTATAGACGCGGGAGAGGTCGTCGCGGTTCTGGATCGGAGCTTTCAGCTTGGTTTCAATCTTTCCTCCAAGATGGAGCAGGAAGGTGCGGTCAGATAGATGCAGCAGCTGAACGCCGGACATGGTGCGAATGCGCTCGGCAATAATGTCGATGTCGATAGTGTCGATCACTGTGATGGTAACGTCGCGAATCGTGGTATGCTTGCTCGTCTGAATAACGTCAATGGCCACGATATCGCCTCCCGCCTCGAAGATGGCGGCCGTTACTTCGCCGAAGCTTGCTTCTTCCGTATGCATTTCGATTCTTGCGATGACACTTTTGCCGCCTAGTTTGCTGGTATTCATGACTGCCTCCTTGGCTTATCGATATACGTATGATGGGTTAGCCTTCTTCGTTCACGACAACTTCCTTGCCTCTTCGCTTGAGTAGAATCGGAACGATAATCCAGAGCAAGGCGATGATGAGGAATGCCAGCGACATCGGCTTCTGCAGGAAGATCATAAAGTCGCCGTTGGATGTGGTCAGCGCCCGGCGCATATTGTTCTCGATCATGGGACCCAGCACGAGCCCGAGCACCAGCGGCGCGAGCGGAAAGTCATTGCGGGCCAGCAGGAAGCCGGCAATGCCGCAGATGAGCAGCAGGACCAGGTCAAAGATCTGTGCTTGAACGGCGTAAACGCCAAAGATGGAGATGGCAATGATGATCGGTATGAGATATTTGGCCGGGGTCTGAATGACCTTGGCAAATACTTTAACCAGCGGCATGTTCAGTACAAGCAGAAGCAGGTTACCGATGAGCATGCTGGCGATCAGTCCCCATGCAACTTGAGGGTGCTCCTCGAACAGCAGCGGGCCTGGCTGGATGTTGTACATGATGAGTGCCCCCATCAGGATGGCAGTTGTTCCGGAACCCGGAATACCCAGTGTCAGCAGAGGGATCATAGCGCCTCCGGATGCCGCATTGTTGGCTGACTCGGGTGCAGCAACGCCAGCGATGTTGCCTTTGCCGA
This Paenibacillus sp. JZ16 DNA region includes the following protein-coding sequences:
- a CDS encoding ribose-phosphate diphosphokinase; this encodes MNRSLRLFAGTSNPTLAANISQQLGVEPGKIKISRFQSGEVYVHFEESIRNCDVFLLQSFSHPINEMFVELLVMIDAAKRASARTINIIVPYYGYARQERKSAPREPISAKMVADVLTTAGANRVITIDLHAPAIQGFFNIPVDHLTALDLITEYLKSKNIENPVIVSPDAGRAKTAEKLSSRLGSPFAMMVKQRPAHNEAVITHVIGDVAGRTPIIIEDLIDTGTTIVQVVESLKDRGANDAIVCATHGLFSGEALDRLDHAHIEEIVVTDSIVLPDHHCKMRLKVLSVAPMLAQATHIIIEGGSIATLFKDAGV
- a CDS encoding tetratricopeptide repeat protein, translated to MNGHPYGSSDPHNVISIEMNANFFFDRAVRSLDRFQYDKALKYFRKAVEYEPDNPVNHCNMAGILSETGDYKASNDVLAHILEQVDPLMTECYFYMANNYANMEQFEKAEEALVTYLEEDPSGQFLDEAEEMMELLHYELNRPAKLNRIKSREGVVEHEHARALLEEGKFAQAVKLLGEIVKDNPDFLAARNNLSLAYYYMGRFDTAKRTIGEVLDQEPGNLHGLCNLAIFFQHEGNQEQRDRLMDMLTVTVPFHQEHVFKLATTMGILGQHEIAYGHFRRLLKDEEFSGDPSLYHYTAVAACNSGYYDRAEKYWRQALKLDGDSVIPDFYLAQLQKRKETGTEQMKVSYHYHLPFEEQFKRWEHDGDKLTEEAKQNPLIRSSFFWALRHGDPHTKLQVIRTLELIADEEVQHALQSFLQEPGEDAELKDAARLVLQQMEAASNRLKERRDDRDISSSKTREVLPDWLPSWKAVLERAEQTMDMRVDAFWKKEMENLWSEFLSRLYPDIPNIRNVEGWAAALEYLTAKKRGRTLTYEQVAVRYGISPSTVSRYARQMDSVCETKAQPDDNFRPFTENI
- the trxB gene encoding thioredoxin-disulfide reductase translates to MYKSIVIGTGPAGLTAAIYLARANLKPLVIEGMQPGGQLTTTTEVENFPGFPQGIMGPELMDNMRQQAERFGAEFKSAWVESVDFSERPFKVNVEGMGELLAESVIISTGASAKYLGIPGEQENVGRGVSTCATCDGFFFRGKKIIVIGGGDSAMEEASFLTRFASSVTVVNRRTELRASKIMQDRARENEKIQWALDRTPVEVVTSETGVKGLKVRNNETGEEELIEAEGVFVAIGHTPNTGFLGNQITTDPTGYILVKPGTTETNIPGVFACGDVQDTRYRQAITAAGTGCMAAMDCEKYLEGHMVHDWSETLNK
- a CDS encoding spore coat protein, yielding MSQNPRHLAWHETLEIHELTAFQANNLMGFKMSLHDIKDPELHGLYTEAINGVEQNLRELLPYFSQAPTGTRSLSGADLFAYYAGHLLGFAKTSVRSYAIAITEAATPSVRETLQKQLNKAIELHGKVFYFMYARGLYPSYNLKQLLENDVKNANKALSL
- a CDS encoding GNAT family N-acetyltransferase, encoding MNIRKLNTHEKPPMDLLLLADPSVRLVEDYVKRGHCYVAEENTHPIGVYVLLPTRPDTIELVNVAVSENLHGQGYGKQLVNHAIGQARELGYSTIEVGTGSTGVAQLALYQKCGFRMTGIDRDFFVRHYDEEIYENGMRLRDMVRLSLDL
- a CDS encoding methyltransferase domain-containing protein, encoding MRDMLAKNIHRYRKERGLTQEGLAHKLGVTFQAVSKWETGQTMPDIALLPELSLLLDVSIDKLFGYSVTGKPISIYEEEYKTPEYYWGTEPNAACYQVLEMIPPTRRVKLLDIGCGEGKDAVFFARNGYDVTAFDISDAGIEKTKRLADHIGVHVNVFKADISDYRLDSEFDVLYSSGVLHYIRPEYREEIFANYKKFTSAEGLHCLNVFVQKPFIAPPPEDEPYAYDWKSGELMMHYHDWLIHSCPEVIFDCNSSGIPHRHAMSKLIAQKA
- a CDS encoding DUF2642 domain-containing protein: MNNHNHFGYPAPPAGYAPGYYAYPPPQPIPPNYAPRTPAIPQPAHYAALVEPVFIEHLLRHKGAKVVIMTTAGKVDGILSGVAVDHLQLTVGDHKALHIRLAEVVYFEGVPF
- a CDS encoding aminoglycoside 3'-phosphotransferase, yielding MKKVRIPFDIKALPASLQPYIQTAAVYDSSSSEQAKTLYIEGANQPMFLKITKRGELKREGMMSDYLHGKGLAPKVLAYEQHGENDYLLTVALQGHDGVSGGHLKDPKRLAAVFGESLRYLHSVSAADCPFPNRTAELLQEYQESFMNKTEDIEGFPGGREQALLSLKKLQGTADHDVLLHGDYCLPNLIMRDFQLEGFIDLGYGGIGDLHYDLYWGIWTLRYNLGNDDYKDIFLDHYGRNDFDPERLALWTVLTDRI
- a CDS encoding GNAT family N-acetyltransferase, whose product is MYMSSYHIRVAGREDESFLREMLYESLYVPEGEEPFSRDILEEPFMKKYVEDWGREGDLGYIAVNAAGKPAGSITIRYFDEGNKGFGYVSDDIPELGMALLPESRGQGLGTALMKELFRGMKERGIQKVSLSVAPENTAAMKLYERFGFQEVGMSGTSITMLADVI
- a CDS encoding GNAT family N-acetyltransferase; translation: MLVYEAGPITVRELEEQDEISLASWLSNPDVLQYYEGRDNPHDVERVREHFYVDDDETRCIIEHEGKPIGYIQFYLLDEETLGEYGYNESDADCRTFATDQFIGEPDYWNRGIGTKLMTSMVEYLVFQRQADRIVMDPQAWNERAIACYEKCGFRKVRLLEKHEQHEGELRDCWIMEYRAERK
- a CDS encoding NAD-dependent malic enzyme, whose amino-acid sequence is MNTSKLGGKSVIARIEMHTEEASFGEVTAAIFEAGGDIVAIDVIQTSKHTTIRDVTITVIDTIDIDIIAERIRTMSGVQLLHLSDRTFLLHLGGKIETKLKAPIQNRDDLSRVYTPDVARVCMAIHEEPRKAFTLTVKRNTVAVISDGSAVLGLGNIGPYAAMPVMEGKSMLFKQLADVDSFPICLDTQDTEGIITAIKAIAPAFGGINLEDISSPRCFEIEQRLREELDIPVFHDDQHGTAVVLYAALINALKVVGKSVENLKVVVCGIGAAGVACSKILMSAGVKNIIGVDRLGALTADQTYDHPMWQWYASNTNPERRSGSLQDVIQGADVFIGLSAGGILKRKDVQTMAERPIVFAMANPIPEILPEEAEDIAGVIATGRSDYPNQINNVLCFPGIFRGALDCRASAINEEMKLAAAEAIASAVTDKERSRHYIIPSVFNQQVVSGIRDLVIQAAIRTGVARRIPREYR